From Myxocyprinus asiaticus isolate MX2 ecotype Aquarium Trade chromosome 10, UBuf_Myxa_2, whole genome shotgun sequence, the proteins below share one genomic window:
- the gcgb gene encoding glucagon b, with protein sequence MMIKRIYLFIGLLLLILIHRSLQIPIQDTEENSSLMSDDALFNDPREVTNMKRHSEGTFSNDYSKYLETRRAQDFVQWLMNSKRSGVPTRRHADGTYTSDVSSYLQDQAAKEFVSWLKTGRGRRD encoded by the exons ATGATGATAAAAAGGATCTACCTTTTCATTGGACTGTTACTCCTAATCCTGATCCACAGAAGCCTGCAGATTCCCATTCAAGACACGGAAGAAAATTCCAG CCTAATGTCTGACGATGCATTATTTAATGACCCGAGAGAAGTAACCAACATGAAGAGACATTCAGAGGGAACTTTCTCAAACGATTACAGTAAATACCTGGAGACCAGGAGAGCACAGGACTTTGTTCAGTGGTTAATGAACTCTAAAAGGAGTGG AGTCCCTACACGACGGCACGCAGACGGCACATACActagtgatgtcagctcatatctGCAGGACCAAGCGGCAAAAGAGTTTGTTTCCTGGCTGAAGACAGGGAGAGGAAGACGAGACTGA